A window from Desulfallas thermosapovorans DSM 6562 encodes these proteins:
- the nagB gene encoding glucosamine-6-phosphate deaminase has product MNIIVKDNYAELSKYTAGLIASFIKKKPDCVLGLATGSTPIGTYKELVRMHREDGLDFSNVKTFNLDEYLGVGINLEQPYELDQSYARFMYEELFKHINIKKENIRIPDGLTKDPEKHCQWYEEEIKKAGGIDLQLLGIGGDGHWAFNEPGSSLASRTRIQALTKQTLDDNYESFYKKAGIAREQMPHFAITMGVGTILEAKNIIMIANGIKKAGVVAKSIEGPITSQITASAIQLHSGEITVVLDKEAASKLNNLEYYLHIEKLKRDYGLC; this is encoded by the coding sequence TTGAATATTATTGTCAAGGATAATTACGCTGAGCTTAGTAAATATACGGCCGGGCTAATTGCCAGTTTTATCAAAAAAAAGCCGGATTGTGTGCTGGGGCTGGCCACTGGAAGCACACCCATAGGCACCTATAAAGAACTTGTAAGAATGCACAGGGAAGATGGACTGGACTTTTCCAACGTAAAAACTTTTAACCTTGATGAATATTTGGGGGTTGGTATTAATTTAGAACAACCATATGAATTGGACCAAAGTTATGCCAGGTTTATGTATGAGGAATTGTTTAAACATATTAATATTAAAAAGGAAAACATACGCATTCCCGATGGGCTCACCAAAGATCCGGAAAAGCATTGCCAGTGGTATGAGGAAGAAATTAAAAAGGCAGGGGGAATTGATTTACAGCTTTTAGGCATTGGTGGTGACGGTCACTGGGCATTTAACGAACCGGGATCGTCACTTGCCTCAAGGACAAGAATCCAGGCTTTAACAAAACAAACCCTCGATGACAATTACGAGAGTTTCTATAAAAAAGCCGGCATAGCAAGGGAGCAAATGCCGCATTTTGCCATCACAATGGGCGTTGGAACAATTCTGGAGGCAAAAAACATTATCATGATTGCAAATGGTATAAAAAAGGCCGGTGTGGTTGCAAAAAGCATTGAAGGCCCCATAACTTCCCAAATTACCGCTTCGGCGATACAACTGCACAGCGGTGAAATTACAGTTGTGCTCGATAAAGAGGCTGCCTCCAAACTAAATAACCTGGAATATTACCTGCATATAGAAAAGCTAAAGCGTGATTACGGTTTGTGTTAA
- a CDS encoding heparan-alpha-glucosaminide N-acetyltransferase, which yields MEKRSNTRLWEIDMLRGFALILMVTYHFLYDLNEFFNYDIAYNEGVFYLLGKSAAILFILIAGVSCSFSKNNTLRGVKLIIWGSVIFLVTYITVPGSNIIFGILHFLGTCLLLYPVFKNLPPYILVAGGAAVIVAGEFTAQIPVSQNWLVPLGFWGPSFSSVDYFPLIPWLGVFLLGIAISKLVYQQRKSLTGDLGKYFLPLTVVGRHTLVIYLVHQPLILAALYLIIDPQGLIDMLGKCTATL from the coding sequence ATGGAAAAGCGGAGCAACACGCGTTTATGGGAAATCGATATGCTCAGGGGCTTTGCTCTCATTTTAATGGTTACCTATCATTTTCTTTACGACCTTAATGAATTTTTCAATTACGATATCGCCTATAATGAAGGCGTATTTTATTTACTGGGTAAGTCAGCTGCCATATTGTTTATATTAATTGCCGGAGTAAGCTGTTCTTTCAGTAAAAATAACACCCTGCGGGGTGTCAAATTAATTATCTGGGGCTCGGTCATTTTCCTGGTGACATATATCACTGTACCGGGATCAAACATTATCTTCGGCATATTGCACTTTTTAGGCACTTGCCTGTTACTTTACCCGGTTTTCAAAAACCTCCCCCCTTATATACTGGTCGCCGGCGGTGCCGCTGTTATTGTTGCCGGAGAATTCACCGCCCAAATACCGGTCAGCCAAAACTGGTTGGTGCCGCTGGGCTTTTGGGGACCAAGCTTTTCCTCCGTGGATTACTTCCCGCTGATTCCGTGGTTAGGGGTATTTTTGCTGGGCATAGCCATAAGTAAGCTGGTGTACCAACAAAGGAAGAGTCTCACCGGGGATTTGGGCAAATATTTCCTTCCCCTTACTGTAGTTGGGCGGCATACCCTGGTTATTTACCTTGTTCACCAACCCCTTATACTGGCCGCCCTGTATTTAATCATTGACCCACAGGGCCTTATAGACATGCTGGGAAAATGCACAGCTACCCTGTAA
- the tsaA gene encoding tRNA (N6-threonylcarbamoyladenosine(37)-N6)-methyltransferase TrmO, which yields MVIQYQPIGTIHSDHKTPRGTPIQAALAGKAKGYIDLNPDYVPGLRDLDGFSHLILIYHFHLSRGWSLTVKPFLEDVEHGVFATRAPKRPNPIGLSVVRLESIEGNILHISEVDVVDGTPLLDIKPFAPPFDHRDNCSIGWMKGKIDNSDRHHADERFCSYPSTGR from the coding sequence ATGGTGATACAATACCAACCCATTGGAACTATCCACAGTGACCATAAAACTCCCCGGGGCACTCCCATCCAGGCTGCACTGGCCGGGAAGGCCAAAGGATATATCGACCTGAACCCTGATTATGTGCCGGGTTTGCGGGATTTGGACGGTTTTTCGCATCTTATACTTATTTACCATTTCCATTTGTCCCGGGGTTGGTCCTTAACTGTTAAACCCTTTTTGGAAGACGTGGAGCACGGTGTATTTGCCACAAGGGCACCCAAACGCCCCAACCCCATCGGGCTATCGGTGGTGCGCCTGGAGAGCATTGAGGGCAATATTTTGCACATCAGTGAAGTGGATGTTGTTGACGGGACACCTCTTTTAGACATCAAACCCTTTGCTCCCCCCTTTGACCACAGGGATAATTGCAGTATCGGGTGGATGAAAGGGAAAATAGACAACAGTGACCGGCACCATGCCGATGAACGTTTTTGTTCATACCCTTCGACCGGACGGTGA